A window of the Falco rusticolus isolate bFalRus1 chromosome 1, bFalRus1.pri, whole genome shotgun sequence genome harbors these coding sequences:
- the LOC119142513 gene encoding coiled-coil domain-containing protein 63-like isoform X1, with amino-acid sequence MDSKWGEPSLEQKVLDVPAMEKKKVSEAEFRRLQREFQRAAEKRKSYSANVRQQMQAQEKEIASLTQERKEVLLTPSQIPSPRNRMRDERNCTGLQGLLQTKYQCDSLIKDRKALLAELDKEILELEKKMARQNRAAVKAKQANSSKQLQKQIETLELHLNNVTVHFHTILSRNKELREEIEKLQIQKALLGKLSLKLHKKLAQQRRRMNSAAEQCTQGYKQRMGALARIAALNKRHIEDTVQRNVELQEQKRALEKENKLKNFMLTKCRDRSELEEVAKKRKALKAAQWAKQSQMESFESQEVAYRRLLELAEDGNFDRLVDNLIEKEGKNFASFIYITELKNEMEKMKQRIKDVQDEITTLMMDREDAETGNFHVLQELEEKLAETTREANWCEERCKESSRVLGQIKCGVEALLEVIGGDATKTTEQLGENGQITDGNLTRILGLVEKETNELLLMESVLRYTRAEGSQPAQPFASPLLGTTSLPWVMDRARLCPPPPALDSTPADIAAWEVPLGHGQLHQLVLQSCEKELGHAAAAAKKGSKSLKE; translated from the exons ATGGACTCCAAG TGGGGAGAGCCCTCTCTGGAGCAGAAGGTTTTGGACGTGCCCGcgatggagaaaaaaaaggtgtctgAAGCCGAGTTCAGGAGACTGCAGAGAGAGTTTCAGAGAGCAGCGGAGAAGAGGAAATCTTACAGTGCCAACGTGAGGCAGCAAATGCAGGCTCAGGA aaaagaaatagcgTCGCTGACTCAAGAACGCAAAGAGGTGTTATTAACGCCGAGCCAGATCCCATCCCCAAGAAATAGGATGCGGGATGAGAGGAATTGTACGGGGCTCCAAGGCCTTTTGCAGACCAAATATCAGTGTGATTCCCtgattaaagacagaaaagcccTGTTAGCGGAGCTGGACAAGGAG ATActagagctggaaaaaaagatggcgAGGCAAAACCGGGCGGCAGTGAAGGCGAAGCAAGCAAACAGTagcaaacagctgcaaaagcagattGAGACACTGGAGCTGCATCTAAACAAC GTCACCGTCCATTTCCATACCATCCTGTCCAGAAACAAAGAGCTCCGAGAAGAGATTGAAAAGCTGCAAATCCAGAAAGCTCTTTTGGGCAAGCTCTCCTTGAAGCTCCATAAGAAGCTGgctcagcagaggagaaggatgaACAGTGCCGCTGAGCAGTGCACACAAGGCTACAAGCAGCG GATGGGGGCTCTGGCAAGGATTGCAGCCTTGAACAAAAGACACATAGAAGACACAGTCCAGCGCAATGttgagctgcaggagcagaagcGTGCCCTAGAAAAGgagaacaaactgaaaaacttcATGCTGACCAAGTGCAGAGATCGCTCGGAATTGGAGGAAGTggccaaaaagagaaaag CCCTGAAGGCAGCCCAGTGGGCCAAGCAGAGCCAAATGGAGAGCTTCGAGAGCCAGGAGGTGGCTTACAGGCgcctgctggagctggcagaggacgGGAACTTTGACCGCCTGGTGGATAACTTGATcgaaaaggaggggaagaacTTTGCCTCCTTCATCTACATCACTGAGCTGAAGAACGAGATGGAGAAGATGAAGCAGAGGATCAAGGATGTCCAG GACGAAATTACGACCCTTATGATGGACCGGGAGGACGCAGAGACGGGCAACTTCCatgtcctgcaggagctggag GAAAAACTAGCGGAAACCACGAGGGAAGCCAACTGGTGCGAAGAGAGATGCAAAGAGAGCAGCAGAGTCCTGGGCCAGATCAAATGTGGCGTGGAGGCCCTTTTGGAAGTAATCGGTGGCGATGCTACGAAGACAACGGAGCAGCTTGGAGAAAATGGGCAGATCACGGATGGGAATCTGACGCGGATTTTAG GTCTCGTGGAGAAGGAGACCAACGAGCTCCTGCTGATGGAGAGCGTCCTGCGCTACACGCGGGCTGAGGGCTCGCAGCCGGCCCAGCCCTTCGCCAGCCCGCTCCTGGGCACCACCAGCCTCCCGTGGGTGATGGATCGGGCCCGGctctgcccgccgccccccgccctggACAGCACCCCCGCCGACATCGCCGCCT GGGAGGTGCCGCTGGGCCACGGGCAGCTGCACCAGCTGGTCCTCCAGAGCTGCGAGAAGGAGCTGGGCCACGCTGCCGCTGCCGCCAAGAAGGGGAGCAAGAGCCTCAAGGAGTGA
- the LOC119142516 gene encoding LOW QUALITY PROTEIN: myosin regulatory light chain 2A, cardiac muscle isoform-like (The sequence of the model RefSeq protein was modified relative to this genomic sequence to represent the inferred CDS: inserted 2 bases in 1 codon) — protein MGLFLTQSGMYLFSPXGRRGLPPRHLSQQHQCFCKAMAPKKAKKRIEGANSNVFSMFEQAQIQEFKEAFTIMDQNRDGFIDKADLRDTFAALGRLNVKNEEIDEMIKEAPGPINFTVFLTMFGEKLKGADPEETILNAFKVFDPEGKGLKSAYIKEMLMTQGERFSQEEVDQMFAAFPPDISGNLDYKNLVHIITHGEEKD, from the exons ATGGGGTTATTTTTAACCCAGAGTGGAATGTATTTATTCAGCCC GGGGAGGCGAGGACTGCCTCCGAGACACCTCTCGCAGCAACATCAGTGCTTCTGCAAAGCCATG GCACCCAAGAAAGCCAAGAAGAGGATCGAAGGTGCTAATTCCAATGTCTTCTCCATGTTCGAGCAGGCCCAGATCCAGGAATTTAAAGAG GCGTTCACCATCATGGATCAGAACCGGGATGGCTTCATCGACAAGGCAGATCTGAGAGACACGTTTGCTGCACTCG GACGCCTGAATGTGAAAAACGAGGAGATCGATGAGATGATCAAGGAGGCACCCGGCCCCATCAACTTCACTGTGTTCCTCACCATGTTtggagagaaactgaaag GTGCTGACCCGGAGGAGACAATCCTGAATGCATTCAAGGTGTTCGATCCAGAGGGGAAAGGCCTGAAATCTGCCTA CATCAAAGAAATGCTGATGACGCAGGGCGAGAGGTTTTCCCAGGAAGAG GTCGATCAGATGTTCGCAGCATTCCCTCCGGACATTTCTGGCAACCTGGACTATAAAAACCTTGTCCACATCATTACGCACGGTGAAGAGAAGGACTAG
- the LOC119142514 gene encoding coiled-coil domain-containing protein 63-like isoform X2, with protein MEKKKRCLKPTSGDCRESFREQQREARTGKMSVPAEAPSSPSRGVCRATSRVSWKKRWTPRKEIASLTQERKEVLLTPSQIPSPRNRMRDERNCTGLQGLLQTKYQCDSLIKDRKALLAELDKEILELEKKMARQNRAAVKAKQANSSKQLQKQIETLELHLNNVTVHFHTILSRNKELREEIEKLQIQKALLGKLSLKLHKKLAQQRRRMNTAAEQCTQGYKQRMGALARIAALNKRHIEDTVQRNVELQEQKRALEKENKLKNFMLTKCRDRSELEEVAKKRKALKAAQWAKQSQMESFESQEVAYRRLLELAEDGNFDRLVDNLIEKEGKNFASFIYITELKNEMEKMKQRIKDVQDEITTLMMDREDAETGNFHVLQELEEKLAETTREANWCEERCKESSRVLGQIKCGVEALLEVIGGDATKTTEQLGENGQITDGNLTRILGLVEKETNELLLMESVLRYTRAEGSQPAQPFASPLLGTTSLPWVMDRARLCPPPPALDSTPADIAAWEVPLGHGQLHQLVLQSCEKELGHAAAAAKKGSKSLKE; from the exons atggagaaaaaaaaaaggtgtctgAAGCCGACTTCAGGAGACTGCAGGGAGAGTTTCAGAGAGCAGCAAAGGGAAGCAAGAACGGGTAAAAT GTCTGTCCCCGCAGAGGCTCCATCATCCCCTTCCCGAGGCGTCTGCAGAGCAACCAGCAGAGTTAGCTGGAAGAAACGATGGACTCCAAG aaaagaaatagcgTCGCTGACTCAAGAACGCAAAGAGGTGTTATTAACGCCGAGCCAGATCCCATCCCCAAGAAATAGGATGCGGGATGAGAGGAATTGTACGGGGCTCCAAGGCCTTTTGCAGACCAAATATCAGTGTGATTCCCtgattaaagacagaaaagcccTGTTAGCGGAGCTGGACAAGGAG ATActagagctggaaaaaaagatggcgAGGCAAAACCGGGCGGCAGTGAAGGCGAAGCAAGCAAACAGTagcaaacagctgcaaaagcagattGAGACACTGGAGCTGCATCTAAACAAC GTCACCGTCCATTTCCATACCATCCTGTCCAGAAACAAAGAGCTCCGAGAAGAGATTGAAAAGCTGCAAATCCAGAAAGCTCTTTTGGGCAAGCTCTCCTTGAAGCTCCATAAGAAGCTGgctcagcagaggagaaggatgaACACTGCCGCTGAGCAGTGCACACAAGGCTACAAGCAGCG GATGGGGGCTCTGGCAAGGATTGCAGCCTTGAACAAAAGACACATAGAAGACACAGTCCAGCGCAATGttgagctgcaggagcagaagcGTGCCCTTGAAAAGgagaacaaactgaaaaacttcATGCTGACCAAGTGCAGAGATCGCTCGGAATTGGAGGAAGTggccaaaaagagaaaag CCCTGAAGGCAGCCCAGTGGGCCAAGCAGAGCCAAATGGAGAGCTTCGAGAGCCAGGAGGTGGCTTACAGGCgcctgctggagctggcagaggacgGGAACTTTGACCGCCTGGTGGATAACTTGATcgaaaaggaggggaagaacTTTGCCTCCTTCATCTACATCACTGAGCTGAAGAACGAGATGGAGAAGATGAAGCAGAGGATCAAGGATGTCCAG GACGAAATTACGACCCTTATGATGGACCGGGAGGACGCAGAGACGGGCAACTTCCatgtcctgcaggagctggag GAAAAACTAGCGGAAACCACGAGGGAAGCCAACTGGTGCGAAGAGAGATGCAAAGAGAGCAGCAGAGTCCTGGGCCAGATCAAATGTGGCGTGGAGGCCCTTTTGGAAGTAATCGGTGGCGATGCTACGAAGACAACGGAGCAGCTTGGAGAAAATGGGCAGATCACGGATGGGAATCTGACGCGGATTTTAG GTCTCGTGGAGAAGGAGACCAACGAGCTCCTGCTGATGGAGAGCGTCCTGCGCTACACGCGGGCTGAGGGCTCGCAGCCGGCCCAGCCCTTCGCCAGCCCGCTCCTGGGCACCACCAGCCTCCCGTGGGTGATGGATCGGGCCCGGctctgcccgccgccccccgccctggACAGCACCCCCGCCGACATCGCCGCCT GGGAGGTGCCGCTGGGCCACGGGCAGCTGCACCAGCTGGTCCTCCAGAGCTGCGAGAAGGAGCTGGGCCACGCTGCCGCTGCCGCCAAGAAGGGGAGCAAGAGCCTCAAGGAGTGA
- the LOC119142514 gene encoding coiled-coil domain-containing protein 63-like isoform X1: MWRIRSLTLPLCCLPLLVVFAQVTKLSLPVALGRSLSGAEGFGIAHDGEKKKVSEADFRRLQGEFQRAAKGSKNGSVPAEAPSSPSRGVCRATSRVSWKKRWTPRKEIASLTQERKEVLLTPSQIPSPRNRMRDERNCTGLQGLLQTKYQCDSLIKDRKALLAELDKEILELEKKMARQNRAAVKAKQANSSKQLQKQIETLELHLNNVTVHFHTILSRNKELREEIEKLQIQKALLGKLSLKLHKKLAQQRRRMNTAAEQCTQGYKQRMGALARIAALNKRHIEDTVQRNVELQEQKRALEKENKLKNFMLTKCRDRSELEEVAKKRKALKAAQWAKQSQMESFESQEVAYRRLLELAEDGNFDRLVDNLIEKEGKNFASFIYITELKNEMEKMKQRIKDVQDEITTLMMDREDAETGNFHVLQELEEKLAETTREANWCEERCKESSRVLGQIKCGVEALLEVIGGDATKTTEQLGENGQITDGNLTRILGLVEKETNELLLMESVLRYTRAEGSQPAQPFASPLLGTTSLPWVMDRARLCPPPPALDSTPADIAAWEVPLGHGQLHQLVLQSCEKELGHAAAAAKKGSKSLKE, encoded by the exons ATGTGGAGGATAAGGTCTCTAACCCTGCCGCTCTGCTGTCTACCACTGCTGGTCGTGTTTGCTCAAGTGACCAAGCTCTCCCTCCCTGTGGCCCTGGGCAGATCCCTCTCTGGAGCAGAAGGTTTTGGAATTGCCCAcgatggagaaaaaaaaaaggtgtctgAAGCCGACTTCAGGAGACTGCAGGGAGAGTTTCAGAGAGCAGCAAAGGGAAGCAAGAACGG GTCTGTCCCCGCAGAGGCTCCATCATCCCCTTCCCGAGGCGTCTGCAGAGCAACCAGCAGAGTTAGCTGGAAGAAACGATGGACTCCAAG aaaagaaatagcgTCGCTGACTCAAGAACGCAAAGAGGTGTTATTAACGCCGAGCCAGATCCCATCCCCAAGAAATAGGATGCGGGATGAGAGGAATTGTACGGGGCTCCAAGGCCTTTTGCAGACCAAATATCAGTGTGATTCCCtgattaaagacagaaaagcccTGTTAGCGGAGCTGGACAAGGAG ATActagagctggaaaaaaagatggcgAGGCAAAACCGGGCGGCAGTGAAGGCGAAGCAAGCAAACAGTagcaaacagctgcaaaagcagattGAGACACTGGAGCTGCATCTAAACAAC GTCACCGTCCATTTCCATACCATCCTGTCCAGAAACAAAGAGCTCCGAGAAGAGATTGAAAAGCTGCAAATCCAGAAAGCTCTTTTGGGCAAGCTCTCCTTGAAGCTCCATAAGAAGCTGgctcagcagaggagaaggatgaACACTGCCGCTGAGCAGTGCACACAAGGCTACAAGCAGCG GATGGGGGCTCTGGCAAGGATTGCAGCCTTGAACAAAAGACACATAGAAGACACAGTCCAGCGCAATGttgagctgcaggagcagaagcGTGCCCTTGAAAAGgagaacaaactgaaaaacttcATGCTGACCAAGTGCAGAGATCGCTCGGAATTGGAGGAAGTggccaaaaagagaaaag CCCTGAAGGCAGCCCAGTGGGCCAAGCAGAGCCAAATGGAGAGCTTCGAGAGCCAGGAGGTGGCTTACAGGCgcctgctggagctggcagaggacgGGAACTTTGACCGCCTGGTGGATAACTTGATcgaaaaggaggggaagaacTTTGCCTCCTTCATCTACATCACTGAGCTGAAGAACGAGATGGAGAAGATGAAGCAGAGGATCAAGGATGTCCAG GACGAAATTACGACCCTTATGATGGACCGGGAGGACGCAGAGACGGGCAACTTCCatgtcctgcaggagctggag GAAAAACTAGCGGAAACCACGAGGGAAGCCAACTGGTGCGAAGAGAGATGCAAAGAGAGCAGCAGAGTCCTGGGCCAGATCAAATGTGGCGTGGAGGCCCTTTTGGAAGTAATCGGTGGCGATGCTACGAAGACAACGGAGCAGCTTGGAGAAAATGGGCAGATCACGGATGGGAATCTGACGCGGATTTTAG GTCTCGTGGAGAAGGAGACCAACGAGCTCCTGCTGATGGAGAGCGTCCTGCGCTACACGCGGGCTGAGGGCTCGCAGCCGGCCCAGCCCTTCGCCAGCCCGCTCCTGGGCACCACCAGCCTCCCGTGGGTGATGGATCGGGCCCGGctctgcccgccgccccccgccctggACAGCACCCCCGCCGACATCGCCGCCT GGGAGGTGCCGCTGGGCCACGGGCAGCTGCACCAGCTGGTCCTCCAGAGCTGCGAGAAGGAGCTGGGCCACGCTGCCGCTGCCGCCAAGAAGGGGAGCAAGAGCCTCAAGGAGTGA
- the LOC119142513 gene encoding coiled-coil domain-containing protein 63-like isoform X3, which translates to MRDERNCTGLQGLLQTKYQCDSLIKDRKALLAELDKEILELEKKMARQNRAAVKAKQANSSKQLQKQIETLELHLNNVTVHFHTILSRNKELREEIEKLQIQKALLGKLSLKLHKKLAQQRRRMNSAAEQCTQGYKQRMGALARIAALNKRHIEDTVQRNVELQEQKRALEKENKLKNFMLTKCRDRSELEEVAKKRKALKAAQWAKQSQMESFESQEVAYRRLLELAEDGNFDRLVDNLIEKEGKNFASFIYITELKNEMEKMKQRIKDVQDEITTLMMDREDAETGNFHVLQELEEKLAETTREANWCEERCKESSRVLGQIKCGVEALLEVIGGDATKTTEQLGENGQITDGNLTRILGLVEKETNELLLMESVLRYTRAEGSQPAQPFASPLLGTTSLPWVMDRARLCPPPPALDSTPADIAAWEVPLGHGQLHQLVLQSCEKELGHAAAAAKKGSKSLKE; encoded by the exons ATGCGGGATGAGAGGAATTGTACGGGGCTCCAAGGCCTTTTGCAGACCAAATATCAGTGTGATTCCCtgattaaagacagaaaagcccTGTTAGCGGAGCTGGACAAGGAG ATActagagctggaaaaaaagatggcgAGGCAAAACCGGGCGGCAGTGAAGGCGAAGCAAGCAAACAGTagcaaacagctgcaaaagcagattGAGACACTGGAGCTGCATCTAAACAAC GTCACCGTCCATTTCCATACCATCCTGTCCAGAAACAAAGAGCTCCGAGAAGAGATTGAAAAGCTGCAAATCCAGAAAGCTCTTTTGGGCAAGCTCTCCTTGAAGCTCCATAAGAAGCTGgctcagcagaggagaaggatgaACAGTGCCGCTGAGCAGTGCACACAAGGCTACAAGCAGCG GATGGGGGCTCTGGCAAGGATTGCAGCCTTGAACAAAAGACACATAGAAGACACAGTCCAGCGCAATGttgagctgcaggagcagaagcGTGCCCTAGAAAAGgagaacaaactgaaaaacttcATGCTGACCAAGTGCAGAGATCGCTCGGAATTGGAGGAAGTggccaaaaagagaaaag CCCTGAAGGCAGCCCAGTGGGCCAAGCAGAGCCAAATGGAGAGCTTCGAGAGCCAGGAGGTGGCTTACAGGCgcctgctggagctggcagaggacgGGAACTTTGACCGCCTGGTGGATAACTTGATcgaaaaggaggggaagaacTTTGCCTCCTTCATCTACATCACTGAGCTGAAGAACGAGATGGAGAAGATGAAGCAGAGGATCAAGGATGTCCAG GACGAAATTACGACCCTTATGATGGACCGGGAGGACGCAGAGACGGGCAACTTCCatgtcctgcaggagctggag GAAAAACTAGCGGAAACCACGAGGGAAGCCAACTGGTGCGAAGAGAGATGCAAAGAGAGCAGCAGAGTCCTGGGCCAGATCAAATGTGGCGTGGAGGCCCTTTTGGAAGTAATCGGTGGCGATGCTACGAAGACAACGGAGCAGCTTGGAGAAAATGGGCAGATCACGGATGGGAATCTGACGCGGATTTTAG GTCTCGTGGAGAAGGAGACCAACGAGCTCCTGCTGATGGAGAGCGTCCTGCGCTACACGCGGGCTGAGGGCTCGCAGCCGGCCCAGCCCTTCGCCAGCCCGCTCCTGGGCACCACCAGCCTCCCGTGGGTGATGGATCGGGCCCGGctctgcccgccgccccccgccctggACAGCACCCCCGCCGACATCGCCGCCT GGGAGGTGCCGCTGGGCCACGGGCAGCTGCACCAGCTGGTCCTCCAGAGCTGCGAGAAGGAGCTGGGCCACGCTGCCGCTGCCGCCAAGAAGGGGAGCAAGAGCCTCAAGGAGTGA
- the LOC119142514 gene encoding coiled-coil domain-containing protein 63-like isoform X3, with translation MDSKWGEPSLEQKVLDVPAMEKKKVSEAEFRRLQREFQRAAEKRKSYGANVRQQMQAQEKEIASLTQERKEVLLTPSQIPSPRNRMRDERNCTGLQGLLQTKYQCDSLIKDRKALLAELDKEILELEKKMARQNRAAVKAKQANSSKQLQKQIETLELHLNNVTVHFHTILSRNKELREEIEKLQIQKALLGKLSLKLHKKLAQQRRRMNTAAEQCTQGYKQRMGALARIAALNKRHIEDTVQRNVELQEQKRALEKENKLKNFMLTKCRDRSELEEVAKKRKALKAAQWAKQSQMESFESQEVAYRRLLELAEDGNFDRLVDNLIEKEGKNFASFIYITELKNEMEKMKQRIKDVQDEITTLMMDREDAETGNFHVLQELEEKLAETTREANWCEERCKESSRVLGQIKCGVEALLEVIGGDATKTTEQLGENGQITDGNLTRILGLVEKETNELLLMESVLRYTRAEGSQPAQPFASPLLGTTSLPWVMDRARLCPPPPALDSTPADIAAWEVPLGHGQLHQLVLQSCEKELGHAAAAAKKGSKSLKE, from the exons ATGGACTCCAAG TGGGGAGAGCCCTCTCTGGAGCAGAAGGTTTTGGACGTGCCCGcgatggagaaaaaaaaggtgtctgAAGCCGAGTTCAGGAGACTGCAGAGAGAGTTTCAGAGAGCAGCGGAGAAGAGGAAATCTTACGGTGCCAACGTGAGGCAGCAAATGCAGGCTCAGGA aaaagaaatagcgTCGCTGACTCAAGAACGCAAAGAGGTGTTATTAACGCCGAGCCAGATCCCATCCCCAAGAAATAGGATGCGGGATGAGAGGAATTGTACGGGGCTCCAAGGCCTTTTGCAGACCAAATATCAGTGTGATTCCCtgattaaagacagaaaagcccTGTTAGCGGAGCTGGACAAGGAG ATActagagctggaaaaaaagatggcgAGGCAAAACCGGGCGGCAGTGAAGGCGAAGCAAGCAAACAGTagcaaacagctgcaaaagcagattGAGACACTGGAGCTGCATCTAAACAAC GTCACCGTCCATTTCCATACCATCCTGTCCAGAAACAAAGAGCTCCGAGAAGAGATTGAAAAGCTGCAAATCCAGAAAGCTCTTTTGGGCAAGCTCTCCTTGAAGCTCCATAAGAAGCTGgctcagcagaggagaaggatgaACACTGCCGCTGAGCAGTGCACACAAGGCTACAAGCAGCG GATGGGGGCTCTGGCAAGGATTGCAGCCTTGAACAAAAGACACATAGAAGACACAGTCCAGCGCAATGttgagctgcaggagcagaagcGTGCCCTTGAAAAGgagaacaaactgaaaaacttcATGCTGACCAAGTGCAGAGATCGCTCGGAATTGGAGGAAGTggccaaaaagagaaaag CCCTGAAGGCAGCCCAGTGGGCCAAGCAGAGCCAAATGGAGAGCTTCGAGAGCCAGGAGGTGGCTTACAGGCgcctgctggagctggcagaggacgGGAACTTTGACCGCCTGGTGGATAACTTGATcgaaaaggaggggaagaacTTTGCCTCCTTCATCTACATCACTGAGCTGAAGAACGAGATGGAGAAGATGAAGCAGAGGATCAAGGATGTCCAG GACGAAATTACGACCCTTATGATGGACCGGGAGGACGCAGAGACGGGCAACTTCCatgtcctgcaggagctggag GAAAAACTAGCGGAAACCACGAGGGAAGCCAACTGGTGCGAAGAGAGATGCAAAGAGAGCAGCAGAGTCCTGGGCCAGATCAAATGTGGCGTGGAGGCCCTTTTGGAAGTAATCGGTGGCGATGCTACGAAGACAACGGAGCAGCTTGGAGAAAATGGGCAGATCACGGATGGGAATCTGACGCGGATTTTAG GTCTCGTGGAGAAGGAGACCAACGAGCTCCTGCTGATGGAGAGCGTCCTGCGCTACACGCGGGCTGAGGGCTCGCAGCCGGCCCAGCCCTTCGCCAGCCCGCTCCTGGGCACCACCAGCCTCCCGTGGGTGATGGATCGGGCCCGGctctgcccgccgccccccgccctggACAGCACCCCCGCCGACATCGCCGCCT GGGAGGTGCCGCTGGGCCACGGGCAGCTGCACCAGCTGGTCCTCCAGAGCTGCGAGAAGGAGCTGGGCCACGCTGCCGCTGCCGCCAAGAAGGGGAGCAAGAGCCTCAAGGAGTGA
- the LOC119142513 gene encoding coiled-coil domain-containing protein 63-like isoform X2, with product MEKKKVSEAEFRRLQREFQRAAEKRKSYSANVRQQMQAQEKEIASLTQERKEVLLTPSQIPSPRNRMRDERNCTGLQGLLQTKYQCDSLIKDRKALLAELDKEILELEKKMARQNRAAVKAKQANSSKQLQKQIETLELHLNNVTVHFHTILSRNKELREEIEKLQIQKALLGKLSLKLHKKLAQQRRRMNSAAEQCTQGYKQRMGALARIAALNKRHIEDTVQRNVELQEQKRALEKENKLKNFMLTKCRDRSELEEVAKKRKALKAAQWAKQSQMESFESQEVAYRRLLELAEDGNFDRLVDNLIEKEGKNFASFIYITELKNEMEKMKQRIKDVQDEITTLMMDREDAETGNFHVLQELEEKLAETTREANWCEERCKESSRVLGQIKCGVEALLEVIGGDATKTTEQLGENGQITDGNLTRILGLVEKETNELLLMESVLRYTRAEGSQPAQPFASPLLGTTSLPWVMDRARLCPPPPALDSTPADIAAWEVPLGHGQLHQLVLQSCEKELGHAAAAAKKGSKSLKE from the exons atggagaaaaaaaaggtgtctgAAGCCGAGTTCAGGAGACTGCAGAGAGAGTTTCAGAGAGCAGCGGAGAAGAGGAAATCTTACAGTGCCAACGTGAGGCAGCAAATGCAGGCTCAGGA aaaagaaatagcgTCGCTGACTCAAGAACGCAAAGAGGTGTTATTAACGCCGAGCCAGATCCCATCCCCAAGAAATAGGATGCGGGATGAGAGGAATTGTACGGGGCTCCAAGGCCTTTTGCAGACCAAATATCAGTGTGATTCCCtgattaaagacagaaaagcccTGTTAGCGGAGCTGGACAAGGAG ATActagagctggaaaaaaagatggcgAGGCAAAACCGGGCGGCAGTGAAGGCGAAGCAAGCAAACAGTagcaaacagctgcaaaagcagattGAGACACTGGAGCTGCATCTAAACAAC GTCACCGTCCATTTCCATACCATCCTGTCCAGAAACAAAGAGCTCCGAGAAGAGATTGAAAAGCTGCAAATCCAGAAAGCTCTTTTGGGCAAGCTCTCCTTGAAGCTCCATAAGAAGCTGgctcagcagaggagaaggatgaACAGTGCCGCTGAGCAGTGCACACAAGGCTACAAGCAGCG GATGGGGGCTCTGGCAAGGATTGCAGCCTTGAACAAAAGACACATAGAAGACACAGTCCAGCGCAATGttgagctgcaggagcagaagcGTGCCCTAGAAAAGgagaacaaactgaaaaacttcATGCTGACCAAGTGCAGAGATCGCTCGGAATTGGAGGAAGTggccaaaaagagaaaag CCCTGAAGGCAGCCCAGTGGGCCAAGCAGAGCCAAATGGAGAGCTTCGAGAGCCAGGAGGTGGCTTACAGGCgcctgctggagctggcagaggacgGGAACTTTGACCGCCTGGTGGATAACTTGATcgaaaaggaggggaagaacTTTGCCTCCTTCATCTACATCACTGAGCTGAAGAACGAGATGGAGAAGATGAAGCAGAGGATCAAGGATGTCCAG GACGAAATTACGACCCTTATGATGGACCGGGAGGACGCAGAGACGGGCAACTTCCatgtcctgcaggagctggag GAAAAACTAGCGGAAACCACGAGGGAAGCCAACTGGTGCGAAGAGAGATGCAAAGAGAGCAGCAGAGTCCTGGGCCAGATCAAATGTGGCGTGGAGGCCCTTTTGGAAGTAATCGGTGGCGATGCTACGAAGACAACGGAGCAGCTTGGAGAAAATGGGCAGATCACGGATGGGAATCTGACGCGGATTTTAG GTCTCGTGGAGAAGGAGACCAACGAGCTCCTGCTGATGGAGAGCGTCCTGCGCTACACGCGGGCTGAGGGCTCGCAGCCGGCCCAGCCCTTCGCCAGCCCGCTCCTGGGCACCACCAGCCTCCCGTGGGTGATGGATCGGGCCCGGctctgcccgccgccccccgccctggACAGCACCCCCGCCGACATCGCCGCCT GGGAGGTGCCGCTGGGCCACGGGCAGCTGCACCAGCTGGTCCTCCAGAGCTGCGAGAAGGAGCTGGGCCACGCTGCCGCTGCCGCCAAGAAGGGGAGCAAGAGCCTCAAGGAGTGA